A region of the Clupea harengus chromosome 7, Ch_v2.0.2, whole genome shotgun sequence genome:
ACAGGCTACATAATAACAGAACAGAGACTGATACTGGAAGGTTGtgtacacttacacaaacattgAATAAAGCTGACAGAATGGATGCCATTGATTGTTTTGTGGAGGAATATTGACAAGAGTGCGCTCAACCCCTGCTGACGCGATGTAATGTTGTGTTAATGTGACACCTGGTGGTAAAATGAGAACATTCTGCCTTGGATACTGCTAACCACATATGTCATTCCAATCTCATGGCCTTATTTGTGCTGAAAATGCTTTGGTCTCTGGAAACACCACTAGACGAATACCAACCCACCCATGTCCACACAAACTGTATTATTGTTTGTATAGTATAAATGACTCAGTAGCATTATTTAAATCATTCTTTGAAGTTTTCAATGCATACCATCTGTATTCTGTGTGAACCTTAACATCTTGTTGATAAACTGTTTTAATAAATGGATTTAAGTAGTTGATATTATTTATCATATACTGTGTCAACTATACAGCACTTAACAAGTCTGTGCCGAAAACATAAGAGAAATCATTTAATAAAGAAACAATTTTATAAAAGATTTTGTGAAGATCCTTCAGCAGTTGCATCTTCCCATGCAATAGCCCTTTAACATCCCTGGTTAACCAACAGCGAAGAGTTCCTAGCATAGCACCTTTCTGTATGTGGACAGAGAAGAGTTCCTAGCATAGCACCTTTCTGTATGTGGACAGAGAAGAGTTCCTAGCATAGCACCTTTCTGTATGTGGACAGCGAAGAGTTACTAGCATAGCACCTTTCTGTATGTGGACAGAGACGGCTTGTGACCCAGCATaaaccagcacagcacagctcataTAACGTAAAGTGAACCTCACGGAGCCAAGAGGCTGCTAATCAGACCGTTAGTATagaggatttggagaggatttGATTTGCAGCAGCTCCCAGCTATAAACCACCATGACCAACGGCATGAATAGATGACTCAACTTACCCTTCATGATGCCACTTCTCCCCAAGGATCCCAGCAAAGTGCCTCTTGGCAACACGGAAAGCACCCTTTGACAGACATAAATGgcattaagagagagagactcaccttGGTTTGACGGCAGACACCTTGGCCGTGCGACTGGGGAAGCCTCCGCTTGGGGCGTGGGGGCCGAGGACTCCTCTTTGGACCTCCACTGGGCCCTGGCCAGCGATGGGGTTGGGTGGGTCTGGGCTCAGTGGGATCTCCTCGAAGGGGTTTGTAGAGGCGGGGACCTCGAGCTCCTTGGCTGAGCGACGAGGAGCTGCGGTCGGGGGGCTCTCCTGGTGctgctcctccttcttctcctccttcttcctcccgATGCCGAACAGAGATGAGATCCTGTCCGTTACTCGGGTCTCCTCATGGTGCCTCTGCTCCTCGGCTCTCCgcgcctcctcctgctgctgctgcctcctccgctcctgctcttctgcttgcttcgcctcctcctgctcctccagcctcttacgctcctcttctctttttctcttcttctcctcctcctcttctatcTTCCTCTGCCGCTCCTGCATCCGcttcttctcctgctcctcctgccgGTGCAGCATTTCCTGGATCCGCTTTCCCTCTGCGAGTCTGCGCTTCTCCTCCGCCTGCCTCTGCTTTTCCTCGGCCTGCATCTTCGTCTCggactccctctcctcctcttcatcatcctctctgaGGCGCTGCTGTGCGTTGCCTTTCTTTTCCTGCGTCTCTTGCTTGTAGGTGGGGATGCTCAGGGCCTTGAAGGAGTCGGTGGAGGCGTCGGAGACGTTCCTCTCGTGCTGCCTCCTCACGTCCTCCACGGAGCCCTGTCCGGAGCTGTTCAGGCTGAGGGTGGAGCCGCTCTTGTTCTCGGCCTCCTCGGAGTAGACGTGGCTGCCATTGATGCACAGGCTGTTCGGGTCCGCGGCGCCCTGCTTGGAGCGGCCTAGCAGGGAGAAGGGGCCCTGGGACGCCTTGCTGTCATTACTCCCTGTGCGTTTATGACCAAGACCAAACTTGCCAAGACCGATCTTCCTTTTCACTGTGAAAAGTAAGCAGGGAGAAAATATcatatatgtatacagtatatatagtaattgatcaaaatatatatatatatatatatatatatatatatatatatatatatatatatatatatatatagagagagagagagagagagagagagagagagagagagagagagagaagagagaggagagagagagagaggagagagagagagagagagagagagagagagagagagagagagagagagcgcgagagagagatagagatagatataaAATATACAGAAAATTGATGCTAATGTGATGTACAAAAAAGGTATGAAACACTCACCATCAGGAGACTCAACGTTAAGGCCAGAGGATCGGCTGGCACTGAGGGGAGAGTTCTTCTCTGGGAGGGTTCCCAAGACGGACATGGACTGGGAATGGTTGCGTTGCAGGTTGGACTTGGGAGCGAATAAGGACTTGAGTTTGGACTTCTTCTTTGTGCTCGGAGAGTCTGTGTGGGCGTCCCCTTCCCCTTCGCTGTCGGTTAGCACCTGACTGACTGAAGGCACAATGGCGGACGCGGAGTCAGAGAAGCCATCGCTCTTCTTTCCCCGGACCTTGTCCTTGAGCTTGGCCAGGCGAGACCGTGGTTTGTCCTGCATGGAGAGGTCAAACATGCTGGCGGTCAGGTTGTTCCTCATGAACTGGATGTCCAGCAGAACTTCTCCACGGTCCTTGTCGGCCTTCCCATTTTTATCCAACAGCTTGAACCAACTGCAGGGAAGAGTAACAAGGAGAGAGCATAACAGAAGACTCAATTAATCATTTGTCCTTCAGTGACCATATAGCATATATCCACTTTCAAAGCACCACGCTCCAAAGTTTTTGAAGTCAGCGGTAACTACGGTCCTCCTGTTTTTGGCCTCACGTGACCACCAATGTTTTGTCAAATCACCCGGGTGTAGAAAAAAAACCCGAAATGAAACGATGACACAAAAACATGGATGTTCTCAATAGTTTTGAGGTCAAATCTTAAAATAGACTACACTCCTCCTAACTCTGGACATAATTGCATGGCTTAAGTAATTATGTTACAAGGAGAACAGGGACTTTTCTGTGAGCCCTTTTCAACATCAGACTAGCACACTCTACTGCATTCTGTGAAGGTCCCCCTGTTCCAGCGAGCTCCAGGCCACAAGGCTGAAAGCTGATAAAAACAGACAATTATGTCTTTGTGTGGCCTCTGCACTGATCTCCTCCTCCGGTCAATACAATCcgcattcaacacacacacacacacacacacacacacacacacgcttgcacacatactcacacacacacacacacacacacgcacaggaaaGGTAGGGCTGTTCTGGAAAGCACTTTTCCTCATTGTGACACAACAACATTGATgtcaaaacacactctcactcgagTGGCTCCAGGGATGTTGCTGTGCACAGAAATGAAACAGGTCTGTGGACAGGGAAAGATCAGTGAACCTGCATTTGGATGGGTAGTGATAAGAGTTATAATGGACAGCATCAGTGTACCACATAATGTCTATTTGCTGTGCATGGATACATTTGACCTTGCAAATACAACACTGTTGTCTACAGTGGCGTAatgtagttacgacgggcccaggtgcaggctattatgacgggccctagtcagtggcgtaaggcagtggttcccaaacattttacagtcctgtatcccctttttttcatgtttgtaaccgccgccacgccccctccccccgtgcacatattctgcctataacacttgaaactgtgaagttgtcagagtagatcactaaccgccgccgccgccacgccccctcccccacgcGCATATTCCGcatataacacttgaaactgtcatGGTgggtcactaacctacctgtagcgtTTTTtgccagtgtaattatttcgctgaatatgggtgtacatcagtatttttggcaatgtctacgggcccccaagacccacgggcccaggtgcgaccgcacctgctgcaccccctgtAGGTACGCCCCTGGTTGTCTAGCTGAAAAGCATAAAGCCATGAAGCTGACTCAACAACTACCATGCAGATGAATTAACGCATGTCAACGTGTTTAGTCAGCGATAAGAGGGCATCTACGCAAATGTATTTACCAAACTGTATTTTGCAATTGCAAATCCAAgttgagagagacacacacacacacacacacacacacacacagacaaagggtGCTtcaccagcacatacacactttggTAACTGAGGTAAAGAGAGAACTGAAACATGGAGCTTAACCTGTGTCACACTGACTATAGGTAGGCCTACTAATATTCATATCCGTTTCAAGTATCAGAACTGGTTGACAATAAATAGTTGACTGAAGCGCTTGACGATGAATAAATAACTATAGACTTAAGTCCATTGCCACACTAATTTTCTCACTGGCACAAAACCAGACAGACCACACTACGTTTTAGTCAATCAACACAGTTCCTCATTACCGTGGGAAGGTGACATGGGAAGCTTTCACAATCAAAGAGAACAATAATCAAAGCAGCATGAAAGTAGCCATTTTTCCATTCAGTGGTATTGTTTCATTACTGCTATATTTCAAGCAACCATCTGAAAAATAATGGAGAATACAGCTATGATGGGTAGACCTCAAAATCTCATAGCACGCAGCCATTATCCAGAATTCCTTACAAATGGCCCAAATTTGCTCAAACTACAGAAAGACCAGACATGAGTTTTTATTAAGCATGACAAATGGAAAGTCAGTAGTGAAGTCAAATGCCCTTGcacaggagggaggaggaagatgccATCAATATTTCATGGTTTGGCTGTCAGACAGCGCATCCTCACAGCCGCCAGAAACCCATAGTCTCTCTGGAGTCAGCAGCCCTCAGAATGTCACTAATAAACCACTAATAACTACAGCCTTCTCCACATCAACGTTCCCTGGAAAAGGGGAATTCAGCAGGGATAAAAAGGGAGTGAAGGCCAGCCTGCATTCCAACGAACCATACAGCGCTGTGGGGGAGGCCTTCATGTGAGGTACACAGGAATGGCCTACACTGCTGCGAAAACCTTATCTGTCTCCTGACGCGAGCTACGCCAAACCATACAACAACTGTGAGCCTCACACAGGCCCATCCCCCACAGCCCTTTTCCACTTGTGCAACGCGGTACACACAACAGTGTTCCTGTTTCAGTAACACGCCGTTTTACTTCACTAAAGGTTCTGCCCTTCCTTCTTTCACAGTGATAAAGGGAAACACAGAGCATTCGGAGGTTTAACAGAAACCAGGCGCTGCGTTCCCATAAATACGGTGCTGCTGTTTGCTAGGTAAACAAAGCGCCACACATATCAGTGTTTACTGAGAAACCTGAAACTGAGGCCCTCGGTGGAAATACCTTGGGACCTGAGCAGTCCTGTTCTACCAGTTCTAGGAATGAGATTAAAATAAATTAGTTACCTAATATCGAATATAAATTATTTTAACTTCCCTCAAAATGTGTGTGATACAGCATTTGAATAAAAGGATAAATGATTCAATTCAATCAAGTCGCTTTCTCTTCAGTCATCATTAGcacatttgttttcctttgaaaaagtggatatacattttcaatCTGAATTCCACAACAGCGCCTCACATCCATGAAGGCTATTTTGGTCGTTGGCTACTTTTCTCGTTGCACTGAAGGTTTGTTCTGTATGCAGTGGTGTTTGAGTCCATTTGTAGGTACTCATCTATATTTAAAGtaatcaaacaaacaatcatCTAAGACAAGACAGGCTTAGCTTGGGTTTGTATATCCATGCTGTCGATAGGCCAGGTATATTTGTTATTCTGTTTGATTACTGGACTACTAAAAAGAATTTACACACCTTCACATATATTTGATAAAAAAGACACTTCTATCCAAAACTGACTGTAGTACAGGTAAAGTACGTATCTTTGATCAAACTGTGTACTCCCTAggggaaaaaaacctaaaaCTCATGACACTTTGGTGCTTTTCCTGTAGATTAAGTGGTCGAGCAACTAAGCTAACTAACAGCAGCATTTAGGCTAACTAACAGCAGCATTTAGGCTAACTAACAGCAGCATTTAGGCTAACTAACAGAAGCATTTAGGTTAACTAACAGCAGCATTTAAGCTAACTAACAGCAGCATTTAGGCTAACTAACAGCAGCATTTAGGCTAACTAACAGCAGCATTTAGGCTAACTAACAGCAGCATTTAGTGTTAATATTTGGTATGTCTACACTCCTTCTGTATCAAATAAGAGGGTCACTTTTGTTGGGTGTATTTGATCAATCATCTTCTGTAacccgtgtgtgcgtgtgcgtgtgcctgtgcctgtgcctgcgtgcgtgcgtgcgtgcgtgtcaaCACGTTCCACTCTGCTGAGTCCATGTATTGTGAGAACATGCCCTTAGCTGAGTCACATCAAATCACCGATACCAAAGAATGGAATTTGATCGCGGACGTTGTATGGCCACAATGTTTTCTCAGCGGTTTGCCCTGCTGCGTTGAGGGGAGAAAATACATGCAGCAGAGTTTCCGTGAAGGACAAAAGAATTGTAGCGATGTGAGAACCAGGC
Encoded here:
- the rab11fip1a gene encoding rab11 family-interacting protein 2, with the protein product MSLADQSQQWYPTSVQVTVFQARNLRIKGKNGTNDAYAIMQMAKDKFSTSVAEKCVAPVWKEEASFDLPLFHQGNADRCTLHIIVMHRALVGLDKLLGQAVVNLLDLHDNRSRKKSDWFKLLDKNGKADKDRGEVLLDIQFMRNNLTASMFDLSMQDKPRSRLAKLKDKVRGKKSDGFSDSASAIVPSVSQVLTDSEGEGDAHTDSPSTKKKSKLKSLFAPKSNLQRNHSQSMSVLGTLPEKNSPLSASRSSGLNVESPDVKRKIGLGKFGLGHKRTGSNDSKASQGPFSLLGRSKQGAADPNSLCINGSHVYSEEAENKSGSTLSLNSSGQGSVEDVRRQHERNVSDASTDSFKALSIPTYKQETQEKKGNAQQRLREDDEEEERESETKMQAEEKQRQAEEKRRLAEGKRIQEMLHRQEEQEKKRMQERQRKIEEEEEKKRKREEERKRLEEQEEAKQAEEQERRRQQQQEEARRAEEQRHHEETRVTDRISSLFGIGRKKEEKKEEQHQESPPTAAPRRSAKELEVPASTNPFEEIPLSPDPPNPIAGQGPVEVQRGVLGPHAPSGGFPSRTAKVSAVKPRPHPVKPLSSTESQQHPSSSSSSSSIAVSKDLKSISISDTPEKVKFADSGPYTQLTQEELITLVVKQQNELTKRDEKIVELEEYIDNLLVRVIDEYPSILMSLAAAKGFH